The genomic DNA TTCCAAAAATAAACATGACAAGTGAGTAGGTATTAGTATGACTCTCATTTCTAGTGTCTATAATAAGGTCCTGCAATGCAAATAGAAGTAAATGGTGTACATCACATCAACCACCTAACCTGTAAATTCTTTCCATATTATTTCTCCCAATTCCTATATTTTTACATTAATCTAAATGCTCGTTGGTCTAATCTAATCGTATAACATGAAAGTGTTGCAAAAGGAATCATTTTTTTCCACCAAATAAAGGATTAGATTTTTGCAATCACCAGATTAATAACATTGTTGCCTAAATCACAACCTCGGCATAAGATTGTATGCCAGTGTTGGTGTTGATGTGGTTGCATTGCATCAGAAGTAACCTATCTCAGAGACAAAATAGctcaacaaatgaaataaacaaataaataaataatgaaataaaataatgaaaatttccATACAAACACATTCTGATTATTGTAAGTAATCTAATTCCTTTCTTCTCCTTTGGAAGTGAAACATTTCCCATTGTGTCataaaattatgaaagaaaCAATTTGCTACAGCATTGTTGTGAATCCCACGTATGTACAAAAGTCAGTTGACAGCAAACTGCCATCATAGATCCCTAAAATTATGCACTCGTTTCCTTTCATTTTGATACAAAATTGAGTATTTTCTCTCCCCCGCCGCCTTCTTCGTTCAAATGTCTGCGGTCTTTCCCCCCCCCCAACACATCCCAGCAGCTATGGCGACAAAATGGCTAGAACCAAAACAAGCATATGTTGGTTTACCCATGTTACATGCTCTCCTTCATCTTGTTTGTGTATTTGTGGCTCATGCAGCTTCCCCCGAAAGCCCCCCCGGCCAAGAGCTTTCAGCAGCGCGGCCCCGGGGGATGAGATcacaaaatgacaaaatcagATAGCTCATATGAACTCCCCCACCCCAAGGGTCTCGATGCACAAGAAGAATCTGCAGATAAAGCAATGGCTATACGTCTCTCTTTGCCATGGTTCCAGTTGAACCTTGCCTCTTCTGATTGCCATGCTGCCAAGCATCTCTGGAATCATCCAAGGAGTTCTCGGTTAAATACCTTGATGGACGATGGTTCCCATTTCTGGAGCTTGCTGAAGCGCCATTCATCCTCTCATCATCTTCAGATGGTGCTCCCACCCTGGATTCCGTATGCATCTCCATTGATCTATTATATCTTGGCCCGCCTGATCTTATTCCCCTCATATTTGAGGGTGGTTTACCGGGCAATGGTGTGTAAACAGGTCCCTTGGTCACCAGAAAGTCCTTGGGAATAGAATCCATGTCCATGTAGCAATTTCGGGATCTTGCATCTGCAATCAATGCAGCCCAATCTTCGGATTGTATCAGAGCATTTGCATTTCCCATCACCTGTCAATTATAATGAACTATTAATATCAAGCAAAAGTGTGGTTTTGTGcattcagtacaaaaatatgTGGTGACATTAGATTATTAATATCAAGAAATAAGTGTGGCTCTGGgcatttggtaaaaaaaagacATGTAAGAAGAAATTAGGAGATTCATTTCATACCCAAAGGGCCCTTCTTGCACGTGTAAGGGCAACATTCATTCGACGTATATCAGCAACGAAACCAACCCCATGAGTCGATGCACGCACACAAGACATTATGATCACATCACGCTCTTGACCTTGGAAAGCATCTACTGTGTTGATATATATATCCTTCCCTTCTTCTGAATTTAAGACTTCCTCAAACTCACGTTGGAGGCATTTCAACTGCAGCTTGTAAGGAGTAATTATGCCAACAGAAATCTTTGGCAGACCCAAAGATTTCACTGTTTTCTGAATATGCTCATACAATCGGAGACAAAATTGTGCTTCGTGTATGTTTTGGTAGGAGACTGATCCACCTCTGTGAGACTCCCGCCCATGTCTGATGTCATAGAATATATAAGGTCTAAGTAAAGGGTCTTTATAGTATGCTTCGTCAGGCAATTTAATCACACTTTCACTGTCACTAAGGCGCCCCTGATAAAAGTACCTAGAAGGGAAATCCCTAATTTGGGGATGCATTCTATATTGAACAGACAACAACATTGTTGGGCATCCTGCTTGTTGGAACCTTTCAAAAAGACTCCTGCTGTACATCAAGGTTCCTGCAGCCTTGCTGATAACTGTAGCAGGAAGCTGTTGAGGATCTCCAACAAGAACACATCGTGCTGCCCCAAGAGAAAGGGGAGGAAGAACTCCCACCTCACTGGCTTGGGCTGCCTCGTCAATTACTACCATATCAAATCCATGGGAAAGACGAGAAAACAACTTGCGGCCACTGCTAGAAACAGTAGTGAAAACTATTTCAGCTTCATTGGCAAAACTGGCCTCCAGACTAGCACGGGCCTCTTCCAAATTGAAACCACTGCCAGGTCGAAACCTACCTTCCAAAACAGCAAGGCGGGACATCTCGACCAGAACCTTATCCCTGCCTTCGACTACAGAGGCAAGGTTCTGTAGCAAAACATCCCGATTCTGATCACGGGCCATGAGAAGGTCGGGGTCAACGCCGACAGATCCTTGGGAACGAACAGCAGCAGCAGTAGCATTCAGTTCTCTATGAAGACAGTGCAACTGTTGAGTATACTGTGCTTCACGATTCCTCAACTGTTGCATCCATCCCATAACTTCCTCCCGAGTCTTGACTAAAAGTTGTTCAGTTCTCCGCTCCACAGAAACTGCTTGGGCAGCACGTGTCTGAGAATCAACCCCAACCCGTGCTACATCAGGTCGATATACTTTCATCTCTCCATCAATAAATCCACGATCAAGGACACGGGAAAGAAGCTCATCAGTGGCAGCATTAGAAGGAGCACATACCAACATTCTAGGCTTTGGGACTAGTTTAGGCAAAGTTCGTAAGAGATTTTGGTCCATGTTTTGAAGAACTTCATCGATGGACCCTGTAGGGGCATTATCTGAATTGAGCTCATTAGCTTGCTTGTAGCTTTCAGGAGCTACATGCTTAAGCAAAGAGGTGTAGTAGTGTTGATACTGCACAAGGTGAATGACATTCAACATTCCCCATACTGTATGTGTTTTTCCTGTTCCTGGAGGTCCTTGAACAAGAGTAAAAGGCCAAGGTTCTTGCCTCTTTGTTGCCACACTACTTGTACCAGCAGCTGTATGCATAGCTGCCCATTGGATTGCAGCCAACTGGGGTTCGTTAAAGGTCCTGCGCAGATACTCGGTAAAGTTTGGCGTGAAGCATTCAGGCATTGCCGGGGTCTGCTGCTCATATTTCGGGAAGTGTTCAGGACTAGGCTGCAGAATTGCACTTTGCATCTGAAAAGTGAGAAATTAGTCAGAATTGCAAACCATCGACACACTGTTAGATATAAGAatattttcatcatatatatttaCCTGCATGTTTAAGCGACGAAATGCATGCAGAGCAACATATTCTCTCTGTGTAGTAGCAAGAGAACCAAGGACTGTGAGATACCAGATGCTTCCAGTTTGAAGTTTCCGTACGATATGATCATCGTCACCCCTGAAGAAAAGACCAATCTCATTTGAATATAACTATGGACCCAGAAAAGTGCATATAATAACAAAACAATTGAATGGGATCTTTAATGCGAAAACTTGAAGGAGTACTTGCCTGCTGGGATCATAAGAATCCCCCACATAGTAATGGAGTATTGCACCAGGAGGATCGCGGGTATCAATGGGTATGTGTCGCCTAACTGTACCAACCACACGTCCAGTGATTTCTGATTCCCCGCTATCGTGACCTAAAGATGAATTGTTCTGCTTGGATCTGACTgctcaataaaaattaattatcaataAAGTTGaactaagaaaagaaaaatggcTCTACTAGATTATTGACAACAAACCTGATCCAGGCCTAGGGGTTGAAAGAATTGCAACATCGCCCTCCTTAAATGACCATTTGAACTCATGTGCTGGAAGTAATTTCACATCATACCAACCTAAGAGAGAGAGGTAAAACAAACCCACAATTAACAAAAACGAAGAGGGGCAATTAACCGATATATCACCAAACTGTAGGATCATGTTTGTTGAACCTTGCACGGAGAAAGCAAGAAACACGTCCTCAAAAGTATGGCTGAGTACCCAAAAAATACAAGcacaataaaagaaaattaaactcCTTGAAGTTGGCAGAATGAAGCTTCTAGCATACAGATGGAGTTTAGATTAATGTTAAGAACTAGTACCTCTTTCTCTTGACTCATTTGCCTTCACCCGCACCATAATATGAGTATCCCTTGACACTGTTTCTGTTGATTCTTCCCAAGTACTGTAAAGTTGAGCACGGCATTCCTcaaaaagcaaaggctcaaatacTCGAACATACTCTTCCACTGATTCAAACTTTCCAGGAACACACTTTAAATCGGTCTCTCCTGAACCACGGGATCTTCAGTTAGtcacatataataatatataaataaataacaatcaaACTTTCGAAGAATTAAAGGATGCATCCAAACATTTAGAGGGACAACAAAATAAGTAATCATTAACTAATATAAAAGCAGCGAATGCATTTTAGCTCAGTGTGTTGGTAATACTACAACATAAAGCTTTAACCAACAAATATTAGGATGACCTGTCTGAAACAGTGATTAATACATATTAAAGTTCTCCAAATGGATTATTTTCATCATACAATTCCATAAACAGATGCACTCTTTTCTTCCCTGTGTATAATCATATATTCTATATTCTACCATTATTCCTACCTGTCTTATTTTCTTCAAGCTCGCAGACAacatttttgcttttgtttgctgCAAATGTTTAGTTGTTTATATTATGTGCTTTCTACATACCTACAATTGAAGTGACCCCCACCCTTTCAGGATAAATCTAAAAGTTTAACCTACCTTGCCTACTCGTGCAAAAAGGGAGGCATCTTAACTTATCACTTCACAAGTCTGAGAAACATCTTCTAAAGATTTATCACAGACAGAATGTCAAATTATTTATCTACAACAACAAACAAGTACCATGATGTCCTATCATAGATCGTGTCGTGTCTATAGATAAATTGTGTcaattataacatttttaatAGTTTAACCTTTAGTTTTGTTGGTCTCCCTCCCCTCTAACTTTTGGAATATACTCCATCTAGTCTACCCTAATTACCATTCCTGCTAAAAGTCATGGTTCACAGCCAACTAAAAACTTTGCCGGATCTCTATGACGAATTATTTATAAGCAGCCAAAACTTAATATATGACAAGAAATTATGGTTCACTAATCCATGTAGTATCAATATGCAGTTGTGTACATCCACAACCAAATCGTTACATAGTAATTCACTATGCAAACTACCAATATCAAGAGATTTGAATATCCATCAAATGATCTTCTATTGAATAAGCGCAGGTAATTGAATGAACGTGAAACCCTTTCCGACTAAGAATATAGGAGTAGCATGTGTCTGTAGTAACTATGCATTATATTCCTTGAATAACTATGAACTTGGTCTTTTAAACCAACCTTGTCGTAAAAACTTGGCTTAAAAGATTTTGGTGTGACATAAATAGTTTGCATTCAAAACATacatttgtaaaagaaaaacctcagaaaatcaaataaaaaaaagggtaacccggtgcactaaagctcccgcatatgcggggtccgggaaggggtcccaccattattggtgtattgtacgcagccttaccctggtttttacacaagaggttgtttccaggacttgaacccatGACCttccagtcacatgacaacaactttaccagttgcgccaaggttacccctcTCAGAAAATCAAATAACCCCACATATTATTGTATAAATTCAGCAATTAGCATAGAGAACATGGAGACAGGAGATATAATAATTGTTAACATACTGAATTGAAGTAAAGCACCAGGTTGCCCTTCCACTTGTTATCTTTTGTTCTTTCTCAAGAAACATGACAACTTGAGAACCATAACACAGAGAGGCATATGATGGTGACTGGATTACATAAGGAAATCATGTAAACCAGTGAAAGCTATCAAATCAATATCAAATTCCATTCCAAAAACAACTGTCATCACCTTTGCATGTCTCTCCAATGTTATGACTCTCACAGTCTGATAACTGGAGGAAGGGAGCAACAAGATGAGAAATCAGAAACGACTCAAGTGCAaggaacaaaaaaacaaaagagatcatgagcaaaattgtataaaattgtatttttgcaCTAATGGATATAATATGAACACTCAGTACCTGGGTGGTGCCAAAACTTTTCACTGGTTACCTCCCGTATGAGGCGTTCAACCGATGAGTCCTGGGACTGAAAACTGACAGGAGCTTGCTTCTTGATAGAAGGATATTTCTTGTTTCCCAGTCTAACATCATTAGAGCTTTGACCACTCTGTCCCGACTTCCTATTAGAAACAAATGCATTCTTCTGCTGCCTCAAATCTGTCTGTTGTTTCCATGACCCCTGCCTTGGTATGGGTGGTAAATTGGCCTCTATAGGAGGTTCTGCCTCACTGTTTATCCTCCTAGACCTACCAAATTGTATAGAATTATCACCATTACAATCAGATTTAGGTTCATGTGTTTCAATTTGACTTACACCTTCACCAGAAGAAGAGTCAACAAGATTCGGATCCTTAGCTATTCCAGCACGTTCAACTTGTGCAGGAATAGTACGAACTTCCTTCACGGTACGACTTATAACTGGCGATGTGAAAGCCTGTCTTCTTGGGGTTGAGGTTTTAATAGGACCTGCTTGCTTGACATCTTCCAAGTTAAGAAACATGGTCTGTCTAGTACGTTTCTTTCCCAACATTTTCTCTTTCTGTTGGTCAATCTTCCTCTTCCCAGGAATATTTGCAGCCCTAATTGCATGACTTGCTTCAATACCCTTCACCTCTTTTTGCTTGGGAACTAAACCAGGTTCCTCCTGTGCATCAATAGAAGCTTCACTTTTTACAttgctttctgaatttgggATACCATTGTTTTTTTGTTCACTACTATCTGATTCTAGACCTATAGAAGCACGGCTAttcttttcatcatttaaaCTATTAGAATTAGAACTCTTGATATTGCTAGACTTACTGTCAGAAGCCACTGCAGAACTTCCATTCACTGCTACAGATGTTGTTTGTTCTTCTGGAGCATGACTTTGTTGCGGCGGATTATTACCTCCATTTGCATCAGCAAAACCCTCATCGTCAGACCACTCACCCTCTTCCCTTTCTGTAGATTGTGCTTTTGTCAAGCCAGATATGTGTGATTCCTTAACTTTAACATCCTCGTCTTTAATGAACTTAGAGGAGGACTTTGCACCCGAATCTCCTGCATTCTTAAGATCAGAATCCGCGCCAGGGACACTTGCAGATTTAGAACGAATAAAAGGTTGAAATCCCGAGACGGTTGAGGCATGAGAAAATGCGTGATTATTCATTATTCCTTGAGCAGCAGTAGAAGCTACAAGTAAGTCTGAAGAATGGGAATTTGTTGATGGTTGGGTCTTTTGGGGCTGGAAGCAGAAAACACTATCCTTCTCATCATTATCTTCTGTAGGTGGCTCGTTGAGGTCAAAATCAAATAACGGTCTTCCTCCGGAACCCATCTAATATGCATAAGGATGCAGACTAAATTCTGAATAAAACGTTGAACAGATGTGTTGCTAGTATTTTTTTGAAGCAACAATGTACATGTCATGCCCACGATGAAGAAAGACGGTGAATCTGCAAATCAAACACAGGGaaaaaagggtcttataaatatgaatttaCAGTTcagataaaaaaatcatatactaATTTACAAAACATACGACAACATTGTATCCTACCCCAACGGCAtgaaccaaaacaaacaattacaagaacaaaaagaataaaacccACAGCATGCCAATAATCACCAATAATGATGACATGTTATATGTTTAATTCTTCACATCCTGTAAAGTTAATAATCTAGAAACACAAACTATCCTCATATCATGTACAATTAATGAtccaaattaaacaaatgaaagCATAAAAACACAATATATAATAGATAAAGAGTGAACCCCTTAATAGAAAATCGAAACCTAACAGCTAGATGACACTACTAACCCTAAGCATATCTAAAGATAAACTTCAAGCAACCATCCAAAGCTATTTaactatgaagcatggacaGACACCGACATAGGACACAACACAAACGCTGATAAGTTGATACAGGGTCAGACACACGCCTAATCCAAAttgtatccgtgcttcatagctaaTTAACACCGATGAAAAGAGCTCCCATCAACAATCACAATACAAAGAACAGAAACTAATTCCAATAAAACAAACAAGATACGCATACATATACATATGACAAATTCACAATCACAATACAGTTCTCAACTCCCATCAATCCAGATCAAAAAAGGCACTAAATTTCCCTCAAACTCCGAAAACAAAACACTAAACAAACCATAAAAAACTACACCCGGTGATAATAGTGGGATTGGATACAGAATTTCCAGAAAACTACACCTCAGTAAACACAACAACCAACAAATTTCTAGGGTTCCAACATCCAACAACGAAACAAATCACACACTATCTTCACCAAACACCCATTCTAATTCTAAAAAAATCCATATACCCTTAGATCTTAATACATAGATCAATCCACTAATTAATTCACCCTAATGCACAAATCTAATTAATTAGTCAACCCTATTTTCCTTTATTCACCACCATTTTCATATCTTAACAAATTCAATTCTCTTATCCACACTTCCCAAttttccatcactcaaatttatCAATTTCACCGACCAATCCTCAAAAAtcgagaaaaaaataatcaaaaattaaaatcagtcttctagagagagagagaagagagagaaagagaatttACCTCTTCTCAgttctaacagaaaagagaacAATAGAAGAGAGGGTTGGCTCTATATCTATAGGTACAagttgtagagagagaaaaatttctagagagagagagagattattagagagagaaatagaaTGCGATTTTGATGAGAGAAAGAGGGTGCGGTGTTGGGTTTATATAGGAAAATATCGATCGAATCTCACCGGTCGGAGATTTTTCCGGCCACCGTTAAGTGATTTCCGGTGAAGGGTAATTTCGGGATTTTGTTTGGTTATTATTTAATGATAGGGTATTGTTGTAAAGTTTTGGTGTGTGTAGGGGTAGTTTCGGAAGATAGTAGCGGAGGCTAAAAACGATATGTGTAAACGGTGGAGATTGGATATCACGTAAATTGTGGCGCGTGAGGAGTTGTTTTGTCCGTTGATTTTGGATCAagtaataacattttttttcaaaatactcGTTTGTGATAAAATCTAATTAGTGGTGCAAATCTTTTGCCCCAAGCTTTACTAttcatgttatttatttactttttgaataaattaattattatatacaatatttttaatgatgGGAATAGGATGGTCATCTCACATTGAataactattttaataaaaattgttaaaatagttaaattaaaaagggtttttctatcatgtgcaaatttgcacatattaagaagtttaaagtagtaaTTTTAACTTggaacttgtgttttttatattaaatatgtagtttttaatcaataattgttggttttcaataaaaagttactacttttagttaccttaacatgtgcaatattgcacatgttagacaaacccaattaaaaaatatcaatggaattaaattatcttaaataaaagttgaaaaaattttaaatgacattaaaataatattacttGGTTATcctggtggtattggcttgggatctgggtgtgtgctcctcctcgagcTCTCAGATTCGATTCTCTCGGTATcaatttgggtgggctaatttaccttcttcaaattaaaataatattaaaataaattcatcatAAGTGGTTCATAAAATGTGtgtaagtgtatttttttgagatattttttgaaataaaacaaatatgttAAGAATGAATATAGAAGCTCCacatttgcataaaaaaatagttttttcaaCAATTAAAAACCTTAATTTATACGGTACTAGCTTGAAGGCGGacaaattttgtcatttttttgttaagtaacctaatggctagagctcacacgttttaaatgtggagaaattAAGTGACCACGGTTCGAACCCggcctg from Medicago truncatula cultivar Jemalong A17 chromosome 8, MtrunA17r5.0-ANR, whole genome shotgun sequence includes the following:
- the LOC11424341 gene encoding helicase sen1 isoform X2, with amino-acid sequence MEVLQWLLTEEPGLVPKQKEVKGIEASHAIRAANIPGKRKIDQQKEKMLGKKRTRQTMFLNLEDVKQAGPIKTSTPRRQAFTSPVISRTVKEVRTIPAQVERAGIAKDPNLVDSSSGEGVSQIETHEPKSDCNGDNSIQFGRSRRINSEAEPPIEANLPPIPRQGSWKQQTDLRQQKNAFVSNRKSGQSGQSSNDVRLGNKKYPSIKKQAPVSFQSQDSSVERLIREVTSEKFWHHPGETDLKCVPGKFESVEEYVRVFEPLLFEECRAQLYSTWEESTETVSRDTHIMVRVKANESRERGWYDVKLLPAHEFKWSFKEGDVAILSTPRPGSVRSKQNNSSLGHDSGESEITGRVVGTVRRHIPIDTRDPPGAILHYYVGDSYDPSRGDDDHIVRKLQTGSIWYLTVLGSLATTQREYVALHAFRRLNMQMQSAILQPSPEHFPKYEQQTPAMPECFTPNFTEYLRRTFNEPQLAAIQWAAMHTAAGTSSVATKRQEPWPFTLVQGPPGTGKTHTVWGMLNVIHLVQYQHYYTSLLKHVAPESYKQANELNSDNAPTGSIDEVLQNMDQNLLRTLPKLVPKPRMLVCAPSNAATDELLSRVLDRGFIDGEMKVYRPDVARVGVDSQTRAAQAVSVERRTEQLLVKTREEVMGWMQQLRNREAQYTQQLHCLHRELNATAAAVRSQGSVGVDPDLLMARDQNRDVLLQNLASVVEGRDKVLVEMSRLAVLEGRFRPGSGFNLEEARASLEASFANEAEIVFTTVSSSGRKLFSRLSHGFDMVVIDEAAQASEVGVLPPLSLGAARCVLVGDPQQLPATVISKAAGTLMYSRSLFERFQQAGCPTMLLSVQYRMHPQIRDFPSRYFYQGRLSDSESVIKLPDEAYYKDPLLRPYIFYDIRHGRESHRGGSVSYQNIHEAQFCLRLYEHIQKTVKSLGLPKISVGIITPYKLQLKCLQREFEEVLNSEEGKDIYINTVDAFQGQERDVIIMSCVRASTHGVGFVADIRRMNVALTRARRALWVMGNANALIQSEDWAALIADARSRNCYMDMDSIPKDFLVTKGPVYTPLPGKPPSNMRGIRSGGPRYNRSMEMHTESRVGAPSEDDERMNGASASSRNGNHRPSRYLTENSLDDSRDAWQHGNQKRQGSTGTMAKRDV
- the LOC11424341 gene encoding uncharacterized ATP-dependent helicase C29A10.10c isoform X1, with translation MGSGGRPLFDFDLNEPPTEDNDEKDSVFCFQPQKTQPSTNSHSSDLLVASTAAQGIMNNHAFSHASTVSGFQPFIRSKSASVPGADSDLKNAGDSGAKSSSKFIKDEDVKVKESHISGLTKAQSTEREEGEWSDDEGFADANGGNNPPQQSHAPEEQTTSVAVNGSSAVASDSKSSNIKSSNSNSLNDEKNSRASIGLESDSSEQKNNGIPNSESNVKSEASIDAQEEPGLVPKQKEVKGIEASHAIRAANIPGKRKIDQQKEKMLGKKRTRQTMFLNLEDVKQAGPIKTSTPRRQAFTSPVISRTVKEVRTIPAQVERAGIAKDPNLVDSSSGEGVSQIETHEPKSDCNGDNSIQFGRSRRINSEAEPPIEANLPPIPRQGSWKQQTDLRQQKNAFVSNRKSGQSGQSSNDVRLGNKKYPSIKKQAPVSFQSQDSSVERLIREVTSEKFWHHPGETDLKCVPGKFESVEEYVRVFEPLLFEECRAQLYSTWEESTETVSRDTHIMVRVKANESRERGWYDVKLLPAHEFKWSFKEGDVAILSTPRPGSVRSKQNNSSLGHDSGESEITGRVVGTVRRHIPIDTRDPPGAILHYYVGDSYDPSRGDDDHIVRKLQTGSIWYLTVLGSLATTQREYVALHAFRRLNMQMQSAILQPSPEHFPKYEQQTPAMPECFTPNFTEYLRRTFNEPQLAAIQWAAMHTAAGTSSVATKRQEPWPFTLVQGPPGTGKTHTVWGMLNVIHLVQYQHYYTSLLKHVAPESYKQANELNSDNAPTGSIDEVLQNMDQNLLRTLPKLVPKPRMLVCAPSNAATDELLSRVLDRGFIDGEMKVYRPDVARVGVDSQTRAAQAVSVERRTEQLLVKTREEVMGWMQQLRNREAQYTQQLHCLHRELNATAAAVRSQGSVGVDPDLLMARDQNRDVLLQNLASVVEGRDKVLVEMSRLAVLEGRFRPGSGFNLEEARASLEASFANEAEIVFTTVSSSGRKLFSRLSHGFDMVVIDEAAQASEVGVLPPLSLGAARCVLVGDPQQLPATVISKAAGTLMYSRSLFERFQQAGCPTMLLSVQYRMHPQIRDFPSRYFYQGRLSDSESVIKLPDEAYYKDPLLRPYIFYDIRHGRESHRGGSVSYQNIHEAQFCLRLYEHIQKTVKSLGLPKISVGIITPYKLQLKCLQREFEEVLNSEEGKDIYINTVDAFQGQERDVIIMSCVRASTHGVGFVADIRRMNVALTRARRALWVMGNANALIQSEDWAALIADARSRNCYMDMDSIPKDFLVTKGPVYTPLPGKPPSNMRGIRSGGPRYNRSMEMHTESRVGAPSEDDERMNGASASSRNGNHRPSRYLTENSLDDSRDAWQHGNQKRQGSTGTMAKRDV